GCACACTCTTGGTCAGCAGCGAGGGCAATATGGCTTCCTGCACCTGGTGAATTTGGCACCATGGAGAAATCGCGGGGCACTGAGGTAAGAGGGAGAGGGCTCAGCCCCTCCGGGAAAGGGAACCCCGAAGGCCTCACTCGGCAGTGAGTCGTTTTAGCGATCCCTTGGGGGCGGAGAGGTGCAGGGTTAGTAAACTGAGGTAAGAAATTTAGTCCCTACCGGAGACCACTCGGGTTCGTCTTTGCTCCTGTTAAGCTGTGGGCTCGGTCCGTGgaagaaggtaggaaggaaacgCCTCCCCATCCAGGGGCAAGGAAACGGGGCTCGAAACTGCGACGCTACCTCTTTGACTTCTTGGTTTCGTGGTCCCGTGCTTTAGGGATTGTGCGGCCTGTCGCTTCCACGAGGGAAGTAAAGGGAAATATAAGTTGACTTTTACTCCACGCTTGGGCGTTCATGTGCCTGTCTGCCACTTTAGGCACAACCATCTCCATTAGGGAAGGCTTAAAAGAGCCTGTTGGTTCCCCCGGAAGTGGACACAGCTGCAAAGGGCAAGAGGTTGCCACCAAGTGTGTCAGTTTTCAAAACTTTGTCATGTGTTCCGTGACACGGTAGCCGGTTGCCCACCACCCCTTCCATTTGAAGTCTCTTCCCTTTTCCACGCAGTAATAATGGCCAACGTTTATGGAGCGCTCTTCTCGTGGTTTACTTTTGTCATCCTTTcttcccaaaatatttttataaagtgtTATTGTCCTCGTTTAGTGGAAGCTGAGACAATGGGAGTTGACTTGCTGTGGATTGTACAGCTAGGAAGCAGTAGAGGTGGTATTTGaaccctgggttttttttttataatttattatgatttatttaactttattttatgtgcattggtgtgaagttgtcagatcccctggaacaggagttatagaccgttgtaagctgccatgtgggtgctgggaattgaacctgggtcctctggaagagcagtcagtgctcctaaccgctgagccatctctccagccccgaaccCTTGGTTTTTAAGTAGTATCATATCTGTACCCCACGTTCTGTGAGCCAACACGTTCTGTCACAGGTGAGAAGACTGAGGTTCTCAGAAGGTAAATGACCCGAGGATCAGTGGTTGATTAAGATCCGAGCTTAAGAGTAAGCTGTGGTCCATACCACCATGCAATTACTGCCTGTGGCATCCTGCTCAGATCCTCCTTGAGACAGTCTGGGTCTCAATTtttatctgcctttgcctccccctcTGTTAGGAAGAAAATAGGTTTACTGACTAGACTTGCAGTGTGCTAGGCAGTAACAGGATTACCACAGCTGCTGACCTTAAATGTGTCTTTGAGCCAGGtgctggtagcacacacctttaatcccagcactgtggaggcagaggcaggtaaatctctgagttcaaggccagtctgatctaccagactgtgtgagttcctgcacaACCAGGGCTCCATTTTGGTGTGCCTATACTGAACAGGGAAGAATGGGTTTCAAATGCTGTCTGCCCAGGAAGTTCCTTTGAGGTGTTTAGTAtagttccacttttttttttaatttaaagtcctCCTGGTTCAAGttaatttaaataatgtattgttgttttggtttttaagatttatcatttattttatgtgcattggtgttttgcctacatgcatgtctgtgtgagggtgtcgggttccctggaactggaggagttacagacagttgtgagctgtcatatggttgctggaattgaactgagtctcctggaagagccgccagtgctcctaaccactgagccatctctccagtcctctccccACGGTGTTATTATATAGAGCTCTGATCCCTGGCATAATTTTTTGACTTTATAGTGGTGTGAGAACAATATTGATTCAGGGACATTGTTCTCTGAAGTTTGCTCTGTGCCCAAGCTCCCCATGTGAGAGGTCGTGGTGAGCAGAGGCATACACAAACCACAGCTTGCAGTTAGCAATGCTAAGGTAGACTAGGTGTCATCTTTTcccttcttaattttcttttcgaggcagggtttgtctgtgtatctttggagcctatcctggaacttggtctgtagaccaggctggcctcaaagaagatccacctgcctctgcctcctgagtattgagaTTAGAGGGCCATGCCGCTACACCTgacttctttaagatttattaagtaaataaatcttacagtgtacagtgttctgtctgtatgtctgcatacAGGTCAGAAGAAGGCTCCAAATCTCACTAcatatggctgtgagctaccaggtgattgctgggaattgaactcaggacacctggaagaacagccagtgctcttaaccgctgagccatctctccagcgcccccaTCCATATTCTGTTTTGTCCATATTAAAATATCctgtagagggctggagagatggctcagtggttaagagcattgcctgctcctccaaaggtcctgagttcaattcccagcaaccacatggtggatcaaccatctgtaatgagatctggtggcctcttcaggcatacatatagacagaatattgtatacataataaataaatttttaaaaaaatcctgtagggagctgaagagatggctcagcaattaaaaactcttactgctctttcagaagaccaaagttcaaattcccagcccACACGAGGTGGATTAGCAAGTCTGCAGATTCTCTTCCCAGGCCAAGCAcatgtccatcttcctctaggAGACGCCGTCTTCAGAGCcaatggaagaagaggaggaggatgacttGGAACTCTTCGGGGGCTACGACAGCTTCCGAAGTTACAACAGCAGCGCGGGCAGTGAGAGCAGCTCCTATCTGGAGGAGTCGAGTGAGGCAGAGAATGAAGACCGGGAAGCCGGGGAGCTTCCCACCTCACCTCTGCATTTGCTCAGCCCTGGGAACACTCGCTCCCTGGATGGAAGTGGTTCTGAGCCAGGTGACTTCTTCACAGTGCCCTTAAAGATGGAGGGGAGTCGGGAGCTTGTGGGCGAACGCAGGTGATGTGGGCAGAGCCATGCAGATATCTAAGGGACTGTCCTCGAGGGTCATTCCCTGTCCTGCAGTCTAGTTAGTATAATTCTCTGACACCTCATGTCTATTGTATCTATTCAGCACTTGGTAGGTGCCATTGCCTTAGTGTGAGTCGCCTGGGCATGAAGGCGGTGAGACCCACatagctttttttaaatatagtatgtatgcagggttctgcctccatgtatgcctgcaggccaaaagtgggcaccagatctcattatagatggctgtgagccaccatgtggtggctgggaattgaactcaggacctcaggaagagcagccggtgctctgagcttctgagccatctctccagccctgcaaacaGCTTATGGACTACAAGTTAACACACATTGTAGGGAGACATGCAGGATAGTGACCTTCGGGTCAggacggacagacggacagacgtGGAGGTGGGCAGAAGGGAGTGGTCAAAGATCATCTGAAAACCAGTTGGCTTCGAAGAGGTGGATCTTGATGGTTGCCAGTCCCTGTGTCAGGACTCCAGAGTGTGAGCAGTGTGTCCTGGGAAAGAGGCAGGCTCCCATCTGCAGACGGCCCCTCCTGTTTCTTCATGCTTGTACTCCTGGGCAGTGGGGTCCGGTTTCCTTCCAACCATCTTGACTTCTCCCCCATTTTTTCATCTTTCGCCCTTCTCAAAATCTGAGCATTTCAATACTAGCAGGAATCACTAGGGAGAGCCACTGGGCCAGGGGCTGGTTCATGACCCTGGCTGCAGATGGGTCCCCTGGGAAGCTGGTTAAGCACTTCAGATGCCCATGTCACTGGGGCCCAGGCCACAGCACCGTTTGACCTACGGTGAAGTCAAGGGAAACACAGCTTGTCCACTTGGCCCTGAGAACACAGAGCTACAAATA
The Microtus pennsylvanicus isolate mMicPen1 chromosome 2, mMicPen1.hap1, whole genome shotgun sequence DNA segment above includes these coding regions:
- the LOC142843140 gene encoding lethal(3)malignant brain tumor-like protein 2, with product MEKSRGTEETPSSEPMEEEEEDDLELFGGYDSFRSYNSSAGSESSSYLEESSEAENEDREAGELPTSPLHLLSPGNTRSLDGSGSEPAVCEMCGIVGTRDAFFSKTKRFCSVSCSRSYSSNSKKASILARLQSVLMTSSGASEILKSSGNGMPIFQET